A stretch of Etheostoma spectabile isolate EspeVRDwgs_2016 unplaced genomic scaffold, UIUC_Espe_1.0 scaffold00018781, whole genome shotgun sequence DNA encodes these proteins:
- the LOC116682000 gene encoding circumsporozoite protein-like, translating into MIRDVSPNDLSMKRAFALLQSMESKLIQAAKEAQLETNEVEAEAAIQKLADVQLPLNGPKRLETNQTLGDQAANQTLGDQAANQTLGDQAANQTLGDQAANQTLGDQAANQTLGDQAANQTLGDQAANQTMLIGRISSSRANPQQGLEQGSGRSHHASQSSPGNHTD; encoded by the exons atgattagag atgtgtctcccaatgatctctccatgaagagggccttcgcacttctccagtcaatggagTCCAAGTTGATCCAAGCTGCTAAAGAAG cacaactggaaaccaatgaagtgGAAGCTGAGGCAGCTATTCAAAAACTCGCAGATGTTCAATTGCCCCTGAACGGACCCAAACGGCTCGAaaccaaccagacgctgggcgaccaggctgccaaccagacgctgggcgaccaggctgccaaccagacgctgggcgaccaggctgccaaccagacgctgggcgaccaggctgccaaccagacgctgggcgaccaggctgccaaccagacgctgggcgaccaggctgccaaccagacgctgggcgaccaggctgccaaccagac GATGTTGATTGGCCGGATCTCCAGCAGCCGCGCCAATCCACAGCAGGGCCTGGAACAGGGAAGTGGGCGGAGCCATCACGCCAGCCAATCCTCTCCGGGCAACCACACAGACTGA